A genomic segment from Amycolatopsis camponoti encodes:
- a CDS encoding flavodoxin domain-containing protein, translating into MTAVLVAYAGRHGGTRQIAEVIAAELGEAGLSVDVRDAADVAHVGHYAAVVVGSALYYHRWRPEAVRLLERNARALSERPVWLFHSGPCGPGAAGQQVSLPANVALLAASIDAERTATFGGRLDPATVRGLIPRLMASGQRAGDFRDWDRIKAWARDVGRRVRTRVAL; encoded by the coding sequence ATGACCGCAGTCCTCGTCGCCTACGCCGGGCGTCACGGCGGAACCCGGCAGATCGCCGAGGTCATCGCCGCCGAGCTCGGCGAAGCCGGCCTGAGCGTGGACGTGCGCGATGCCGCCGACGTCGCGCACGTCGGCCACTACGCCGCGGTCGTCGTCGGCAGTGCCCTGTACTACCACCGGTGGCGGCCCGAAGCCGTGCGGTTGCTGGAACGCAACGCCCGGGCGCTCTCGGAGCGCCCGGTGTGGCTGTTCCACAGCGGACCGTGCGGCCCGGGCGCGGCCGGCCAGCAGGTCAGCCTGCCGGCGAACGTGGCGCTGCTCGCCGCGAGCATCGACGCGGAGCGCACTGCCACCTTCGGCGGCCGGCTCGACCCGGCGACCGTGCGCGGCCTGATCCCGCGGCTGATGGCGTCGGGGCAGCGCGCGGGCGACTTCCGCGACTGGGACCGGATCAAGGCGTGGGCCCGCGACGTCGGCCGCCGCGTCCGCACGCGCGTCGCGCTCTGA
- a CDS encoding response regulator: MSVRVLLVDDDPLVRTGLSMILGSTPDLEVVAQAGDGDEAVQQVARHAPDVVVMDIRMRRMNGLAATAAVLAQPRAPKVLILTTFDLDEYVFEALAAGASGFLLKEGSPQEIIEAVRVVANGDAMLSPRTTKQLIGQFVAARVNPRRARAQTKLDLLSNREREVVTAVAQGKPNADIAAELFLSEATVKTHITRTFAKLDVSNRVQLTIFAYEAGLVTP, encoded by the coding sequence GTGAGCGTGCGCGTACTGCTCGTCGACGACGATCCGCTGGTCCGCACCGGACTGTCGATGATCCTCGGCAGCACCCCCGATCTGGAAGTCGTCGCGCAGGCGGGTGACGGCGACGAAGCCGTGCAGCAGGTCGCGCGGCACGCCCCGGACGTCGTGGTCATGGACATCCGGATGCGCCGGATGAACGGCCTCGCCGCGACGGCGGCGGTGCTCGCCCAACCGCGGGCGCCGAAGGTGCTGATCCTGACGACGTTCGACCTCGACGAGTACGTCTTCGAAGCGCTCGCGGCCGGTGCCAGCGGATTCCTGCTCAAGGAAGGCTCGCCGCAGGAGATCATCGAGGCCGTCCGGGTGGTCGCGAACGGCGACGCGATGCTCTCACCACGCACGACGAAGCAGCTGATCGGCCAGTTCGTGGCCGCGCGCGTCAACCCGCGGCGGGCCCGCGCCCAGACGAAACTGGACCTGCTCAGCAACCGCGAACGCGAGGTCGTGACGGCGGTCGCCCAGGGCAAGCCGAACGCCGACATCGCGGCGGAGCTGTTCTTGAGCGAAGCGACGGTCAAAACGCACATCACCCGGACGTTCGCCAAGCTCGACGTGAGCAACCGCGTGCAGTTGACGATCTTCGCCTACGAAGCGGGTCTCGTCACACCCTGA
- a CDS encoding STAS domain-containing protein, translating into MTWPEDDARHREVLAALRAWAREIDAVPYPPGLDIDALMARHFESRHEEPVMELVVTTTAAVSVLAVGGELDLTGSRRLRSRLTEEIGLAPRALVLDLTGAAHCSARGLAVLLEATGDARAAGVPFAIVGCVPVVRRAIDALGLGDALQLHATTADAVEWLDLLDRLKTLR; encoded by the coding sequence ATGACCTGGCCCGAAGACGACGCACGGCACCGCGAGGTGCTGGCGGCGTTGCGCGCGTGGGCGCGGGAAATCGACGCCGTGCCCTACCCGCCCGGCCTGGACATCGACGCGCTGATGGCCCGCCATTTCGAGAGCCGGCACGAAGAGCCGGTGATGGAGCTGGTGGTGACGACGACCGCCGCCGTCAGCGTCCTGGCCGTCGGCGGCGAGCTCGACCTGACCGGCAGCCGCCGGCTGCGCTCCCGGCTCACCGAGGAGATCGGCCTGGCGCCGCGGGCCCTCGTCCTCGACCTGACCGGCGCGGCCCACTGCTCCGCCCGCGGCCTGGCGGTGCTGCTCGAAGCGACCGGGGACGCCCGCGCGGCCGGCGTCCCGTTCGCGATCGTCGGGTGCGTGCCGGTGGTGCGCCGGGCGATCGACGCGCTGGGACTGGGCGACGCGCTGCAGTTGCACGCCACGACGGCCGACGCGGTCGAGTGGCTCGATCTCCTGGACCGGCTCAAGACGCTCCGCTGA
- a CDS encoding MFS transporter, whose amino-acid sequence MTDQAAPGTGKKALTSDQRNAFLAALLGWSMDSFDYFLVVFVLADIAKDKSFGATATQLAFITTATLVMRPVGALLFGLWADRVGRRIPLIADVLLYSLAGLLCAFAPNFTVLLILRFVYGVGMGGEWGLGAALAMEKIPVARRGFFSGLLQVGYSIGYLLAALAYLLFHSALELEWRWIFVLSIFPALITLLIRSRVRESEVWESTREKLRVTRTSVKDVLLNPKVIRRFGYLILLMTAFNWMSHGTQDVYPSFLKAHDDGGAGLSATTSTWIAVLYNVGAIIGGLTFGTLSERLGRRRTIVTAAVLGLPVIPIFAFDHGAGMLALGSFLMQIMVQGAWGVIPAHLTEMSPDAIRGFYPGVTYQLGNLLAALNLPIQQAIAESHGYSSALVWTVVPGLIAVAVLTAIGKEAKGIRFGESAVATAPAGSK is encoded by the coding sequence GTGACGGATCAGGCGGCACCCGGGACAGGGAAGAAAGCGCTTACATCCGATCAGCGCAACGCGTTCCTCGCGGCGCTGCTCGGCTGGAGCATGGACTCGTTCGACTACTTCCTCGTCGTGTTCGTCCTCGCCGACATCGCGAAGGACAAGTCGTTCGGCGCGACGGCGACGCAGCTGGCGTTCATCACCACGGCGACCCTGGTGATGCGCCCGGTCGGGGCCCTGCTGTTCGGCCTCTGGGCCGACCGGGTCGGGCGGCGGATCCCGCTGATCGCCGACGTCCTCCTGTATTCGCTGGCCGGCCTGCTGTGCGCGTTCGCCCCGAACTTCACCGTCCTGCTGATCCTGCGGTTCGTCTACGGCGTCGGCATGGGCGGCGAGTGGGGTCTCGGCGCGGCGCTCGCGATGGAGAAGATCCCGGTGGCGCGCCGCGGGTTCTTCTCCGGTCTGCTGCAGGTCGGCTACTCGATCGGGTACCTGCTCGCCGCGCTCGCCTACCTGCTGTTCCACTCGGCCCTCGAGCTCGAGTGGCGCTGGATCTTCGTGCTGAGCATCTTCCCGGCGCTGATCACCCTGCTGATCCGATCGCGGGTCCGCGAGTCGGAGGTCTGGGAGAGCACGCGGGAGAAGCTGCGGGTGACTCGGACGTCGGTCAAGGACGTGCTGCTGAACCCGAAGGTGATCCGCCGGTTCGGCTACCTCATCCTGCTGATGACGGCGTTCAACTGGATGAGCCACGGCACCCAGGACGTCTACCCGAGCTTCCTCAAGGCCCACGACGACGGCGGGGCCGGCCTCAGCGCGACGACGAGCACGTGGATCGCGGTGCTCTACAACGTCGGCGCGATCATCGGCGGCCTGACGTTCGGCACCCTGTCGGAACGACTGGGCCGCCGCCGGACCATCGTGACGGCCGCGGTGCTCGGCCTGCCGGTGATCCCGATCTTCGCGTTCGACCACGGCGCCGGGATGCTGGCGCTGGGTTCGTTCCTGATGCAGATCATGGTGCAGGGCGCGTGGGGCGTGATCCCGGCGCACCTGACGGAGATGTCGCCGGACGCCATCCGCGGCTTCTACCCGGGCGTGACCTACCAGCTGGGCAACCTGCTCGCGGCGCTGAACCTGCCGATCCAGCAGGCGATCGCGGAGTCGCACGGGTACAGCTCCGCTCTCGTGTGGACAGTGGTGCCCGGGCTGATCGCGGTCGCCGTCCTCACCGCGATCGGCAAGGAGGCCAAGGGAATCCGGTTCGGCGAGTCGGCGGTGGCGACGGCACCGGCGGGCTCGAAGTAG